The following proteins come from a genomic window of Nocardioides albertanoniae:
- a CDS encoding sensor histidine kinase, protein MEELVRRPWRLGRVGRVLVDLTVAGTAFVIIAFYLSGAVSGEWSVIGTKSRLTAALVVLVVAAQLVPLLWRRRHPLIGFTIVSLAHAAQVILIDNPLGSQIGFPVAVYAVARYASARWGLAALAVGLFGAGLAVYDWVVTFNYSPEVAASVDPPDFGAYLSMGLAVASFPVAGWALGALARTRAAYVDSLIERNEQLHREAEQRAALGATQERARIAREMHDVVAHGLSVIVVQADGARYAAVQDPSLAPAALETVAQTAREALAEMRQLLGLLRDGDALTRPQPRLGDIATLVEEAQAGGAAVTATLPGLEAVVPEGVALTAFRVVQESLSNVRKHAGPGAAATVTVTADGDTLAVEVVDDGRGAAADPTEDSGGLGLVGMRERIAAHDGTLEAGPASGGGFRVYATLPLVGLAQ, encoded by the coding sequence GTGGAGGAGCTGGTACGCCGTCCCTGGCGGCTCGGGCGGGTCGGGCGTGTGCTCGTCGACCTCACCGTCGCCGGGACCGCCTTCGTGATCATCGCGTTCTATCTCAGCGGTGCCGTGAGCGGCGAGTGGTCGGTCATCGGCACCAAGAGCCGGCTGACCGCCGCGCTCGTGGTGCTGGTCGTCGCCGCACAGCTCGTGCCGCTGCTGTGGCGCCGGCGCCACCCGCTGATCGGCTTCACGATCGTGTCGCTCGCCCACGCCGCGCAGGTGATCCTCATCGACAACCCGTTGGGCTCGCAGATCGGCTTCCCGGTCGCCGTCTACGCGGTGGCCCGCTACGCCAGCGCACGCTGGGGCCTCGCCGCCCTCGCCGTCGGGCTGTTCGGGGCGGGGCTGGCGGTCTACGACTGGGTGGTCACCTTCAACTACTCCCCGGAGGTCGCGGCGTCGGTCGATCCTCCTGACTTCGGCGCCTACCTCTCCATGGGGCTCGCGGTGGCGAGCTTCCCGGTCGCGGGGTGGGCGTTGGGTGCGCTGGCGCGCACCAGGGCGGCCTACGTCGACTCGCTGATCGAGCGCAACGAGCAGCTGCACCGCGAGGCCGAGCAGCGTGCCGCGCTGGGCGCGACTCAGGAGCGCGCCCGGATCGCCCGCGAGATGCACGACGTGGTGGCCCACGGGCTGAGCGTGATCGTGGTGCAGGCCGACGGTGCGCGCTACGCGGCCGTGCAGGACCCGTCCCTGGCTCCCGCCGCGCTGGAGACGGTCGCGCAGACGGCACGGGAGGCGCTGGCGGAGATGCGACAGCTGCTCGGCCTGCTGCGCGACGGCGATGCGCTGACCCGCCCGCAGCCGCGGTTGGGCGACATCGCGACCCTGGTCGAGGAGGCGCAGGCAGGTGGCGCCGCGGTGACCGCGACGCTGCCGGGCCTGGAGGCGGTGGTGCCGGAGGGAGTCGCACTGACCGCGTTCCGGGTCGTGCAGGAGTCGCTGAGCAACGTACGCAAGCATGCCGGGCCCGGCGCCGCGGCCACCGTGACCGTGACGGCCGACGGCGACACCCTCGCGGTCGAGGTCGTCGACGACGGCCGGGGCGCCGCCGCCGACCCCACCGAAGACTCCGGCGGGCTCGGGCTGGTCGGCATGCGGGAGCGCATCGCCGCCCACGACGGGACACTCGAGGCGGGTCCGGCCTCCGGCGGCGGTTTCCGCGTCTACGCCACGCTCCCTCTGGTAGGACTGGCGCAGTGA
- a CDS encoding response regulator transcription factor has product MTIRVFLVDDQELVRAGFRMLIDSQADLSVVGEAGDGREALAALDRTDADVVLMDVRMPHMDGVEATGLIAGREAAPRVIVLTTFDLDEYAFAAIRAGAAAFLLKDARPEDLLTAIRTVHAGDSVVAPSTTRRLLEHFAAAAPASTPAATGQRLADLTEREREVLTLVGGGLSNTEIADAFVVAEATVKTHVGRLLAKTGSRDRVQLVVLAYETGLVGR; this is encoded by the coding sequence GTGACGATCCGTGTCTTTCTCGTCGACGACCAGGAGCTGGTGCGAGCCGGCTTCCGGATGCTGATCGACTCCCAGGCCGACCTGAGCGTCGTCGGCGAGGCCGGCGACGGTCGAGAGGCCCTCGCCGCGTTGGACAGGACCGACGCCGACGTCGTCCTGATGGACGTACGCATGCCGCACATGGACGGTGTCGAGGCGACCGGTCTGATCGCCGGTCGTGAGGCCGCGCCCCGGGTGATCGTGCTGACCACCTTCGACCTCGACGAGTACGCCTTCGCCGCCATCAGAGCGGGCGCTGCGGCCTTCCTGCTCAAGGACGCCCGCCCCGAGGATCTGCTCACGGCGATCCGTACGGTGCACGCCGGCGACTCCGTCGTCGCGCCGAGCACCACCCGCCGCCTGCTCGAACACTTCGCCGCCGCGGCCCCGGCGTCCACCCCGGCAGCCACCGGGCAACGCCTGGCCGACCTGACCGAGCGTGAGCGCGAAGTCCTCACGTTGGTGGGCGGCGGCCTGTCCAACACCGAGATCGCCGACGCCTTCGTGGTCGCCGAGGCCACCGTGAAGACCCATGTCGGCCGGCTGCTGGCCAAGACCGGTTCTCGTGACCGCGTCCAGCTGGTGGTGCTGGCCTACGAGACCGGCCTGGTCGGCCGCTGA
- a CDS encoding DUF4822 domain-containing protein: protein MTNSTISTQPVRLAATSLAALATAAVLAACGTTADGATSGSEQASTSQQATESAQTATPSDVLASTAWETTGAVDQDGKDVPLEDEGVSTFVGWAYFDADGTFTMYNLDDTPKMQGDWTVTEDGRTRHIVAKDEAGEVMFERDSDIVTLTEDEFTYRVFPAENDRSVYFDIVHTPTDHAEPAN from the coding sequence ATGACGAACTCCACGATCTCCACCCAGCCCGTCCGCCTCGCCGCCACGTCCCTGGCCGCCCTCGCCACCGCGGCCGTCCTCGCCGCCTGTGGCACGACCGCCGACGGTGCCACCTCCGGCTCCGAGCAGGCCAGTACGTCCCAGCAGGCCACCGAGTCGGCGCAGACCGCCACCCCGTCCGACGTGCTCGCCTCGACCGCCTGGGAGACCACCGGTGCGGTGGACCAGGACGGCAAGGACGTGCCTCTCGAGGACGAGGGCGTCTCGACCTTCGTCGGCTGGGCCTACTTCGACGCCGACGGCACGTTCACGATGTACAACCTCGACGACACCCCGAAGATGCAGGGCGACTGGACCGTCACCGAGGACGGCAGGACCCGCCACATCGTCGCCAAGGACGAGGCCGGCGAGGTCATGTTCGAGCGCGACTCGGACATCGTCACCCTGACCGAGGACGAGTTCACCTACCGGGTCTTCCCCGCCGAGAACGACAGGTCCGTCTACTTCGACATCGTCCACACGCCGACCGACCACGCCGAGCCCGCCAACTGA
- a CDS encoding flavin-containing monooxygenase, with translation MTQTLDSPPPGVQNGPAQTWLADFEAALKARDIPRAAGLFATKSFWRDLVAFSWNITTVEDPTGVADLLESTLDRVDPSGFTLEEPEATDAGVTTAWFTFETAIGRGRGLLRLKVEDGPDGGQSPKAWTFLTTLYELKGHEEPRGVRRPKGAEHGVNRDRVTWAEKRQAEAETLGLTEQPYVMVIGGGQGGIALGARLRQLGVPSLVIDRYERPGDQWRGRYKSLCLHDPVWYDHLPYLKFPDNWPVFAPKDKIGDWLESYVKVMEVPYWSSTTATGASYDEAAGEWTVNVTRGREEITLHPKQLIMATGMSGKPNIPELPGMDIFQGEQHHSSKHPGPDAYEGKRVVVIGSNNSAFDICGALFEHGADVTMVQRSSTHIVKSDTLMDIGLGDLYSERALASGMTTEKADLVFASLPYRIMHEFQIPLYEQMAERDADFYARLEKAGFRHDWGDDGSGLFLKYLRRGSGYYIDVGSAELVADGDVKLAHGQVSHLTETSVVLEDGTALPADLVVYATGYGSMNGWAADLISQEVADRVGKCWGLGSETTKDPGPWEGEQRNMWKPTQQEALWFHGGNLHQSRHYSLYLALQLKARFEGIETPIYNLAPVHHLS, from the coding sequence ATGACGCAGACACTCGACTCCCCTCCCCCGGGCGTGCAGAACGGCCCGGCACAGACCTGGCTCGCCGACTTCGAGGCCGCGCTGAAGGCCCGCGACATCCCCCGGGCGGCCGGCCTGTTCGCCACCAAGAGCTTCTGGCGCGACCTGGTCGCGTTCTCCTGGAACATCACCACCGTCGAGGACCCGACCGGGGTCGCCGACCTGCTCGAGAGCACCCTCGACCGCGTCGACCCCTCCGGCTTCACGCTCGAGGAGCCCGAGGCGACCGACGCCGGTGTGACCACGGCGTGGTTCACGTTCGAGACCGCGATCGGGCGCGGGCGTGGCCTGCTCCGGCTGAAGGTTGAGGACGGCCCAGACGGTGGGCAGAGCCCGAAGGCCTGGACCTTCCTGACCACGCTCTACGAGCTCAAGGGCCACGAGGAGCCCCGCGGCGTACGTCGCCCGAAGGGTGCCGAGCACGGCGTCAACCGCGACCGGGTGACCTGGGCCGAGAAGCGGCAGGCGGAGGCGGAGACGCTGGGCCTGACCGAGCAGCCGTACGTGATGGTCATCGGCGGTGGGCAGGGCGGCATCGCGCTCGGTGCGCGGCTGCGCCAGCTCGGGGTGCCCTCGCTCGTCATCGACCGCTACGAGCGCCCCGGTGACCAGTGGCGCGGCCGCTACAAGTCGCTGTGCCTCCACGACCCGGTCTGGTACGACCACCTGCCCTACCTCAAGTTCCCCGACAACTGGCCGGTCTTCGCGCCCAAGGACAAGATCGGCGACTGGCTGGAGTCCTACGTCAAGGTGATGGAGGTGCCCTACTGGTCCTCGACCACCGCCACGGGTGCCTCCTACGACGAGGCCGCCGGGGAGTGGACGGTCAACGTCACGCGTGGCCGGGAGGAGATCACCCTCCACCCGAAGCAGCTCATCATGGCCACCGGGATGTCCGGCAAGCCGAACATCCCCGAGCTGCCGGGCATGGACATCTTCCAGGGCGAACAGCATCACTCCTCCAAGCACCCGGGGCCGGATGCGTACGAGGGCAAACGGGTCGTGGTGATCGGGTCGAACAACTCGGCCTTCGACATCTGCGGCGCGCTCTTCGAGCACGGCGCCGACGTGACCATGGTGCAGCGCTCCTCGACCCACATCGTGAAGAGCGACACCCTGATGGACATCGGCCTCGGCGACCTCTACTCCGAGCGCGCGCTCGCCTCCGGGATGACCACCGAGAAGGCCGACCTGGTCTTCGCCTCGCTCCCCTACCGGATCATGCACGAGTTCCAGATCCCGCTGTACGAGCAGATGGCCGAGCGCGACGCGGACTTCTACGCGCGGCTGGAGAAGGCCGGGTTCCGGCACGACTGGGGCGACGACGGCTCGGGGCTGTTCCTGAAGTACCTGCGCCGCGGCTCGGGCTACTACATCGACGTGGGCTCGGCCGAGCTGGTCGCCGACGGGGACGTGAAGCTCGCCCACGGACAGGTCTCCCACCTCACCGAGACGTCCGTCGTCCTCGAGGACGGCACCGCGCTCCCCGCCGACCTGGTCGTGTACGCCACCGGCTACGGCTCCATGAACGGCTGGGCAGCCGACCTGATCAGCCAGGAGGTCGCCGATCGCGTCGGCAAGTGCTGGGGGCTCGGCTCGGAGACCACCAAGGACCCCGGCCCGTGGGAGGGCGAGCAGCGCAACATGTGGAAGCCGACCCAGCAGGAGGCGCTCTGGTTCCACGGCGGCAACCTGCACCAGTCGCGCCACTACTCGCTCTATCTGGCGCTGCAGCTCAAGGCCCGTTTCGAGGGGATCGAGACGCCGATCTACAACCTGGCGCCGGTGCATCACCTCTCGTAG
- a CDS encoding GAF domain-containing protein, whose amino-acid sequence MTVTGAVPAGADLPRLARDLVRVHDAVLSGSRPPSTPRILVERSWRRVMSMGLEPGSSNGRRTPSAAECAARRARSPLARVISDLRAVLTSAADAATYLMVVTDAEGVVLWREGSARVLRIADRLGFVEGALWTERAVGTNAIGTALAEAAPVELFSAEHFEQAQHPWYCTAAPIHDPRTGDLLGVVDVSGPALTLHPAIGALVESAVRVAEMSLWRRHQDWLERLRRETDHVVSGVDGPLLVVDDDGWVAHHAGMAARDRIAAPRQDKMLTVPGLGLCLPERVGERGWLVRPSSSEPGTLEARLDQAGTLEVASESGRWRTTLTRRHVEILNLVHRAGPAGLTARQLSEAVFGDAEHIVTVRAEVSRLRRSIGALVATNPYRLAEGVTFLPSR is encoded by the coding sequence ATGACAGTGACCGGAGCAGTCCCGGCGGGAGCCGACCTGCCGCGCCTCGCCCGTGACCTCGTCCGCGTCCACGACGCGGTCCTCTCCGGCAGCCGCCCACCGAGCACACCCCGGATCCTGGTCGAGCGCTCCTGGCGCCGCGTGATGAGCATGGGCCTGGAGCCCGGCAGCAGCAACGGCAGGCGTACGCCCTCGGCCGCCGAGTGCGCGGCCCGGAGGGCCCGCTCGCCGTTGGCGAGGGTGATCAGCGACCTGCGAGCGGTGCTGACCTCGGCCGCGGACGCGGCGACGTACCTCATGGTGGTCACCGACGCCGAGGGGGTGGTGCTGTGGCGCGAGGGCTCGGCGCGGGTGCTCAGGATCGCCGACCGGCTCGGCTTCGTGGAGGGAGCGTTGTGGACCGAGCGCGCCGTCGGCACCAACGCGATCGGCACCGCGCTGGCCGAGGCGGCGCCGGTCGAGCTGTTCTCCGCCGAGCACTTCGAGCAGGCGCAGCATCCCTGGTACTGCACGGCTGCTCCGATCCACGACCCCCGCACCGGCGATCTGCTCGGTGTCGTCGACGTCAGCGGCCCGGCCCTGACCCTGCACCCGGCGATCGGCGCGCTGGTCGAGAGCGCGGTGCGGGTGGCCGAGATGTCGCTGTGGCGCCGCCACCAGGACTGGCTCGAACGGCTGCGTCGCGAGACCGACCACGTGGTCTCCGGGGTCGACGGTCCGCTGCTGGTCGTCGACGACGACGGCTGGGTGGCCCACCATGCCGGGATGGCCGCACGCGACCGGATCGCGGCGCCCCGGCAGGACAAGATGCTGACCGTCCCAGGGCTGGGGCTCTGCCTTCCCGAGCGTGTCGGCGAGCGGGGTTGGCTGGTGCGCCCGAGCTCGTCCGAACCGGGCACGCTCGAGGCCCGGCTCGACCAGGCCGGCACCCTCGAGGTCGCCTCGGAGTCCGGGCGCTGGCGCACCACGCTGACCAGGCGACACGTGGAGATCCTCAACCTCGTCCACCGCGCCGGCCCTGCCGGGCTCACCGCCCGCCAGCTCAGCGAGGCCGTCTTCGGCGACGCCGAGCACATCGTCACCGTCCGCGCCGAGGTCTCCCGGCTGCGCCGCTCCATCGGGGCGTTGGTCGCGACCAACCCCTATCGCCTCGCCGAGGGGGTCACCTTTCTCCCGTCGCGCTGA
- a CDS encoding cache domain-containing protein, which yields MTSGPLSSDETAPVRDVVTNLVSQAFERVDRIATTVTGTLTEHTAPRRADLFEVEPVVLPMLGERPVLIQGAGFVAAPRVIQDAEWWLEWFTSDADGRPQRLLTHSDPQAIGFYDYEHLPWFTIPRETGRRHVTGPYVDYMCTEEYTLTFTAPVIVRGTFLGVAGADVSVKTAEQAMVPALRKASRRMAVVNNFGRILSSNSGSHLCGDLLRPSDLDRRAPTLPIPDTPFAVVPAD from the coding sequence ATGACATCAGGACCGCTGTCCAGCGACGAAACAGCGCCCGTCCGTGACGTCGTCACGAACCTGGTCAGCCAAGCGTTCGAACGCGTCGACAGGATCGCCACGACCGTCACCGGTACGCTCACCGAGCACACTGCACCTCGGCGGGCGGACCTGTTCGAGGTCGAGCCTGTCGTTCTCCCCATGCTTGGTGAACGCCCGGTGCTGATCCAGGGGGCCGGCTTCGTGGCGGCGCCACGGGTCATCCAGGACGCCGAATGGTGGCTGGAGTGGTTCACGAGCGACGCCGACGGTCGCCCACAACGGCTTCTCACACACTCTGACCCACAGGCGATCGGGTTCTACGACTACGAGCACCTCCCCTGGTTCACCATCCCGCGTGAGACCGGCCGTCGACACGTGACCGGACCGTACGTCGACTACATGTGCACGGAGGAGTACACCCTGACGTTCACCGCGCCTGTGATCGTCCGGGGAACCTTCCTCGGCGTCGCCGGTGCCGACGTGTCGGTCAAGACTGCGGAGCAAGCCATGGTCCCCGCCCTCCGCAAGGCCAGCCGGCGGATGGCGGTGGTCAACAACTTCGGCCGAATCCTCTCCAGCAACAGCGGCAGCCATCTCTGCGGCGACCTGCTTCGGCCGAGCGACCTCGACCGCCGAGCACCGACCCTCCCGATCCCCGATACTCCGTTCGCGGTCGTTCCTGCGGACTAG
- a CDS encoding FadR/GntR family transcriptional regulator: MSRSELVVRRLTDAIALGLLPDGEQLPGELDLASIFGVSTVTVREALSVLRSEGLIKTRRGRRGGSFVRTPEDGINELARRRLIGFSLGELRDLGDVYSAISGTSAALAARRSTPEDIDRLERVSNLLDRAETPDARRRADAHFHIEMASAAQSPRLYREEVRLQAEFGTLMWLAFGDDSSHAQMARSCQQIVAAIAHGDPAAARAAAEQRVADSTARLIDYQLNLIDYQLSEVHR; this comes from the coding sequence ATGAGCAGATCCGAGCTCGTCGTGCGACGCCTCACCGATGCGATCGCGCTCGGACTGCTCCCGGACGGCGAGCAGCTGCCAGGCGAGCTCGATCTCGCGAGCATTTTCGGCGTCTCGACCGTGACAGTCCGCGAAGCGTTGTCCGTGCTGCGTTCTGAGGGGCTGATCAAGACCCGCCGTGGTCGCCGCGGTGGCAGCTTCGTGCGTACGCCCGAGGACGGGATCAACGAGCTCGCTCGACGTCGGCTCATCGGTTTCAGCCTCGGCGAGCTGCGCGATCTGGGTGACGTCTACTCCGCCATCTCCGGAACCAGCGCTGCGCTCGCCGCCCGCCGGTCGACCCCTGAGGACATCGATCGGCTGGAACGTGTGTCCAACCTTCTCGACCGTGCGGAGACCCCGGACGCCCGGCGACGGGCAGACGCGCACTTCCACATCGAGATGGCCTCGGCCGCGCAGTCTCCGCGCCTCTACCGCGAGGAGGTCAGACTTCAAGCGGAGTTCGGGACCCTCATGTGGCTCGCGTTCGGAGACGACAGCAGTCACGCCCAGATGGCGCGCAGCTGCCAGCAGATCGTCGCGGCGATCGCGCACGGCGATCCAGCCGCAGCGCGTGCGGCGGCCGAGCAGCGGGTGGCCGACTCCACCGCGCGTCTCATCGACTACCAGCTCAATCTCATCGACTATCAGCTCAGCGAGGTGCACCGATGA